A window of Flavobacteriales bacterium genomic DNA:
TCGCTTGAATGATGATGAGATCAAAGAAATTCCCATTTCCACAGACCCGGTATCAGCTCTTTATCTGGATACCCTTTCAAACAAATTGCTGGTTGGTCATGGGCGTGTAGTGTCGGAAATTGATTTAGACAATGCCGATCTGAAGGCGGAGACCTTCCAGGAAATCACGCCCGATCCGAATGAACCGGGACGTATCATCCATGGAATTGAAGGTGACAAAAAGGGGAAAATCTGGATCGGTACTTCCGATGGCCTTTTCCGCACCGATGAGGAAAATAACCTGGTGCGATTTTATCCTAAGAGATCCATGAATTCCCAGCTCATTCAAAAGCTCTATACTGACCGGGAGGGAAATCTCTGGATCGGAAGTTACGAAGGCATGTTCAGGTACCGTTCCGAAGAATTCATCACCTATAATCAGGATGATGGGCTGAAGAATTCTTTTGTGTTTCAGTCTGTCCGTGACCGGAACGGAAGGTTGTGGTTTGCCACCAAGGAAGGTGTGCAGTTTCTGGAGAAGGGAAAGGTCATCACCCCACCCATTCCGTCATACGATGCCTGGGCGGTTCACGAAGCGGAGAACGGTGACATCTGGATGGGAACGGACCATGGATTGATGATCTATGATCCGGTAAACAAAACCCATCGGTTGTATACGGTGGCTGACGGGCTTGCCGGTGATTCTGTGCTATTCATTTATAAGACCCATTCGGGATTGTACTGGCTGGGAAACCACCGCGGCTTTACGCGCTGTGAAGTGGTGGCTGGTATACCTAAGTTCCAGCCCATGGGACTTCAATCCGCCTCTCCGGATTACGATGTCTGGAGTATTCTTGAAGACCGTAATGGCGACCTGTGGTTCGGCACTTTTCTGGGGGGATTGTTCCGGATGAGTGGAAACGAATTCACCGACATGGGGAAAAAACTGGAACTGCAAACGGAAGCGTTCCTGAGCATAAAAGAAGATAACGAGGGCTACCTCTACTTCGCATCACTGGACGGCTTATATATTTATAAAGATGAAAAGGTGATCGCCAATATAGGGACACACGAAGGATTAAGTTCCGGTCTCATCTACATGATCACTTTTGACCTGGATGGTCGCTTTTTATGGATCGGTACCAACCAGGGCCTGAATCGCTTTGATGCGGAAAGGTGGAAAAAGGACGGCACCATCGATATCAGGCATTATGGATTTGAAGATGGCTTTCTGGGTGTGGAGTCCAACGGCCCTGACGCCTGGGTAGACAAAGACGGGAAGATATGGTTCGGGACCGTGAACGGGTTGATCCGTTATGACAGCGATGAACGCAGGTATAACTCCGAAGAAACCCTTCCGCACATCACCGGATTTCAACTCTTTTATAAAGATACCTTCCTTGTAAATAACCTCGAACTGCCTTACGACCAGAACAACATCACCTTTCACTTTCAGGGCATCTGTCTGACACATCCCGATGCGGTCCGTTACCGGTATATGCTCAGGGGGTATGAGAAGAAATGGTCACCACCGACCACGGAAAGAAAGGCAAGGTATTCCAATCTGGCTCCCGGAACCTACACCTTCATGGTGCAAAGTACCAACAACGAAGGGGTGTGGAGCTCTCAGATTGCGCGTTACGAATTTGAAATAGACACACCGTTCTGGCAGAAGTGGTGGTTCATCATGTTATCAGGCGGTTTGACCATATTGGCGGTATACGCCTTTGTCCGCCGCCGCATTACCATCCAGCGAAAGCGACAACGCGAAGCGACGGAGCAGGAGATCAAGGTGGCCACGCAGGAGCTGAAAGCGCTCAGGGCTCAACTGAACCCCCACTTCATTTTCAATGCCCTGAATTCCATCCAGCATTTTGTCCTCAACCATCATGATGACTCTGCAGGTAAATACCTGAATAAGTTTGCACGGTTGATGAGACGCATTCTGTCCAACTCGGAAAAGAGCCTGGTGACCCTGGCCGAGGAACTGGATGCGCTTAACCTCTATCTGGAGCTGGAAGTGTTGCGGTTTGAGGATAAATTCACCTACTGCATCACCTTATCGCCCGAGATCAAAACGGATTACTTCGAGATCCCACCCATGCTGATCCAGCCCTTCATTGAGAATGCCATTCTCCATGGCCTGGTTCCAAGAGGTGGTGGAGGCAAGCTTGAGATCAATATAGATCTGAAGGAGGACGTTCTTCAGATTCATATCATAGACAACGGCATCGGCCGGAAGAAGGCACAGGAATTAAAGCTGGGTTCATCCCGCAAAGAACATCGCTCCATGGGTATGAGCCTTTCAAGGGATCGGGTGGAGATTTTCAACCGGGTGTTGGCCACGCATATCACGGTGGCGGTTACGGACATGGAAGAAGACGGCCAGGCAACGGGCACGAGGGTGGTGATTGAGATTCCGGTGACATAGGAAAATAGGTTTCTGGTTTGTAGTTTAAAGTTTAAGGTTGCCGTACGGTAAGCATATCGTTCACGTAAATCACTAAATCACTAAATCATCACATCACCAAATCACCAAATAGTTTGTGGTTTGTAGTTTGTGGTTTGTAGTCAGGGACATTCGTTTTTCAGGGTGACATAGGAAGGTTTAAGGTTGCCGTACAGTAAGCTCATTTTCAAATTGTCACATTGCCACATTCTCAAATCATCACATCACCAAATAGTTTGTGGTTTTCTTTGCCCACTGTAGCTTTAGCGAAGGTGGGTGGTTTCTGGTTTCTGGTTGGGTGACATTTGAAGGTTAAAGGTTTAAAGTGTAAGGTTTAAGGTTGCCGTACGGTAACTATTCGGAGAGCTTTTCCAAAGTTTCAAACTTTGGAAAAGCCTATGCACCATGGTCTCTGATTGTCTGATCTCTTATAGTTACCAATTGCGGTTCATTTTCAAACCAGCCTGCCCTGCAATGGCTAACGGGTCGGCTGGCAGGTTGGTGAATTGTCACATTTTCAAATTGTCACACCAGCCTGCTATCACAATGGCTGGCGCTTCGGCTGGCAGGTCACCACATTTTCAAATACCAACAAACAGCAAGAATTCGTTACTTTTAGCACATGAGTGAGATGAAGCAAACCACAGCGCTCATTGTTGAGGATGAGCAGAAGAGTGCGGACGTACTGCAAAAGCTGATTGAAAGGCATTGCCCCAATGTGAACATCGTGGGGGTTGCAGGCGGCGTAAACGAAGGACTGGAGCTGATCCGGACCAAGAAGCCACAGCTGGTGTTCCTGGATATTGAGATGCATGACGGTACCGGTTTCGATCTGTTGCAAAAGGTGGATTCCAAATCCTTTGACGTGATCTTCACAACGGCCTATATCCAATATGCCATCAAAGCGATCCGGTTCAGCGCCATGGATTATATTCTCAAGCCCATTGATGCGGATGAGCTTACCGAGGCTATCGACCGGTGTACACAACGCAAAGTACATGCGGTGAGCGATGAGCGGTTCAATACCCTTCTGGCCAATCTCGGCAACGAATCAAAAATGAAAAAGATCGTGATCCCGGAAGGGGATGGAATGACTTTTGTCGGATTGTCTGATATCATCCGTTGCGAATCCGATGGCAACTACACCTTTATCATCATGACAGGAGGCAAGCGCATCCTGGCGGCCAAGACCCTGGGGGATTACGAAGAGATGTTGTCAGATGAAAACTTCGTCCGGATTCACCGTTCACACCTGATCAACCTGGAACATGTGAACCGTTATATCAAGGGTGAGGGCGGATATGTCGTCATGAGCGACGGCTCCGAGGTGGAAGTTTCCCGCCGCAAGAAAGCCGAATTCATAGAACGTATTTCTCAATAATAATTATTAGTTTGTGGTTTAAAGTTTAAGGTTACCGTACCGTATGCTTACAGTAGTCTGCAGGATCATGCCATTGCCAAATTATCACATTGTCAAGTTTTACATCACCACCTCAGCATATCATACATCACCAAATAGTCTAAGGTTACCGTACCGTATGCTTACCGTGGCCCGCGGGATCACGCCATCACCAAATTATCACATTGTCAAGTTTTACATCACCACCTCAGCATATCATACATCACCAAATAGGTTTAAGGTTGCTGTACGGTAATCTCATTTTCAAATTTTCAAATCGCCACATTTTCAAATCACCAAATCTTCAATCACCATCATGCCCGCCTTCGCTAAAGCTTCGGCGCTCGATGCCGTTTATCCTCCAAAAGGTTCCGTTTAATTTTTCATGGCCTCCGCTCGTTCAATTCCGATTGTTGTGTGTGCAGAATCGCCGTATCATTGAGTAATTCGTTCTTTTTATAATCCTGTTTAATTAATAATTGTATTAATCAACCAGGAGGGGAATTTGGGGGATGAAACAATCGAGCGGTTTGGAAAGATGCGGCCTGGCCGTGAAGTTGTTTCGAAAAAATCCCCGTCATAAAAAAGGCACTGGAGTTTACTTCAGTGCTTTTTTTTTGCTCAGGTTTCTGGTTTGTGGTTTAAAGTTTAAGGTTGCCGTACCGTATGCTTACAGTGTCCTGTGGGAACATGCTATCACCAAATTGTTTCTGGTTATTAGTTTCTGGTTTCTGGTTCGGGGGACATTCGAATCTGACTTATGATTGTCTGGTATCATGCGGTTACCAGCTGTTGCCCATTTTCAAACCAGCCTGCCCTGTAATGGCTAACGGGTCGGCTGGCAGGTTGTCACATTCTCAAATTATCACATTGCCACATTTTCAAATTTTTACATCACCAAATCACCACATCATCACATCATCACATCACCGCATCATCCCAAATTCCCTACCTTACTCCTTCCCAACACCAACCTGAATGACACCACATTTTTCCGAACTGGAAACCGAACGACTTGTCTTGAGAAGACTGAAACCATCAGACTGGGAAATGATCTCCTATTTACGATCCGACGAGGTAGTCAACCGATATGTCAACCGGCCGCCTGCGGAATCAAAGGAGAAGGCGCTTGAATTCATCGCAAAGATCGATGACGGAATCAACAACCGGGTTTCCTGGTACTGGGTGATCACAGAAAAGAACAACGATAAAATGATCGGGAGTATCTGTCTTTGGAATCTTTCGGAAGACCGGAAGGCTGCCGAGGTGGGCTATGACTTAAGTCCGGAATTCCATGGCAAAGGTATCATGAATGAATCCTTGCAAAGTGTATTGGCTTTTGGGTTTAATGTACAGAACCTGGATCTGATCGAGGCTTACACCCATGCGGATAATGAAAGCTCCAGAAGGTTATTGGAAAGAAATGGATTCACCATTGTGGAAGGCAAGAAGGATGAATACGATGAGATGAATGTTGTTTATTCGTTGAGGAAAGTAGATAGTCCTAAGTAGATAGTAGTTAGTTATAAAACATTCGTGATGAGTGTTATGATTCAGTGGCAATGGGTGCTTACGTACTTTCTACTAACAACTAACGTGTTGACCACTTAGCTTCGGAAATCATGTTGAGTTTGCCGGAATGTTAATACCAGAGCGTTGGGCGAAGGTTCCCGAATCGCCTAACCCCGAGGAAAGTAGATAGTCCTAAGTAGATAGTAGTTAGTCATGAAACATTCGTGATGAGTGTTATGATTCAATGGCAACGGGTGCTTACGCACTAACTACCAACTACTCTTTACTAACTACTCTTCTTCCCCAACGCGCGAAACTTGTAGGTAAAGCTCACCATTCCGTAGCGTCCCAGGGTGTGGATGCGTTGTTCTTCCACGTAGTTCACATCGCTGTTGCGGCTGATGCCGTTGTTCCGGTTCAGGATGTCAATGACGGCAAACTTCAGTTCACCACGGTCTTCTTTCAGGAATCTTTTCGCGACATAAGCTTTCCAGATGGGTAGGACCTGATTGCTGACAAAAGCCTCACCGCTGTAAACTGTAAAGGAGAAGTCGGTGTTGAAGGTCCAGGTCTTCTTGATGTCAACGTCGAAGTCAACAAAGTACCGGCTGGTCAGGAAGTTCTGGTTGAAGTTGGTGTTGGCTTCATAGAACGACAGGTTCTGGGACAGCCGCACGCCCGCTTCCGTATTCAGCTTTCCTTTCTTCAGATTCTCCAGACTAACTGTATAAGCGTTTACAAATCGTTGCAGGTTATCCTGATCACCGTTGATGTACTGGATGCTTTTGCCATACATCAGGTTGCTGCGCAGGTTGGCTTTCGCTTTCATGAATTTCAGCGGGTGACTGTAAGTTACATATCCTGTAACGTTCAGGTCATTGTCTACATTCACGGGTCGTGTGGTTTGTCGCAGCAGTTCATCCACCGTTACGCTGTTGGTGATCTTGTTTCCGGTGTATGTGGCCTGCAGGTAGGCGAAGAAACTGGTGAAGTTGAATTGACTGTAAGCCATATATCGGAGTGAAACGGAGTGGGCGTATTCCGCTCTCAGGTTCGGATTGCCTACGTAGATATTCAGTGGGTTGCTGTTGTCGGTGACCGGTTGGAGCTGGTCCACCGAAGGTTCATTCAGACTGCTTTCATATCTCAGCGTAAGCCTTTTGGAATTGTTGTAACGGTATTGCATGTCAATGGATGGGAGCAGGGTCCTGAATTCTTTACTTACGCGGGCACCGGTATTTTGCACTTCTCCCTGCAGGAAAGCGTACTGTCCTTCCAGTCCGAATGTCACATTATACTGGTTCCTGTTCAGCATAAAATTACTTCCGATGCGGTTGTAAAAGTAGTCGCTGCTGAATTCGTTGCTTAGTTGCGGATTCAGGATTTCCTGGTAGGTAGGATTATCGTCCAGGTCGTAAAAATGCTTGACGCTCTCATCCGTTTTGCGGTTGTGCTCTGCGGTGAACTGCAGGTAGCGCTTGTTGCCGAGCGGTTCGGTATAGAGAATTTTTCCTCCGTAGGTATGTCGGTTGGTGATGCTTTTCTGAAGCTGCCAGATGTCCTGATAGGTCCAGAACTGCAAGCTGTCAATAAAGAAACCGTTTGTGCTGAGCATGTTGCCGCGGCTGTCGTTGTCGGTCACAGAATAGGTCAGGTCGGTGACGATGGTCCGTCCGTCTTTCTTTAATTTTTTGCGATGGGTCAGGTTGATGTCGGCGTTGAGTCCGGTGCCGTGGTTGCGGTTGTTGACATCGGAATTGCTGATGGGAAGTCCCAGGGGGGTGGTGTTCAGCGTTTGGCCATCAGACGTCGAGGTGCCGTCGTTGTACTTCACACCACCTTTGACCACCACGTCGGCGGAAGAATCGATGTCGTGTTTAAGGCGGAAGGAGATGCGGTGGTTGGCGCTTTGCTGGTTGGAAGAAGTGGAGTCTTCCGTGAAATAATTTTCTCCGTTGGCGAAGCTTTCGCGGTCGGTGGCCTGATCGGAGATGTTGCGGATCCCGTTAAAAAAATAGCTGACGTTCACATCCGTTTTGATCCCGAATTTATTGAACAGGTTTATGCCCACCGCACCTGTGTTTGTGAAGCCGGTGCCAACACCCTGGCCGATGGGGATATCCGCTGAACGTCTGAAGGCGCGTCCGCCTCCGCCGCGCATCAGGTTGCCGAGTCCGCCCATGAAGTTGATGTAGTCACGTGTGGAAAATCCCTGCTGGTTGGTATTGTTGGCCATGCCGATCACGGACATCTGAGTTTTCTTGGAGAAGCGGTTCACATTGAAGGTGCCTTCATAACGTTCGTTGGTTCCTCCTCCTCCCATGACACTTCCGAAATATCCTTTCTTCCGGCCTTCCTTCAGGATCAGGTTGATCACCTTCTGGCGGTCGCCGTCATCCACCCCGGTGAATTCGGCCACATCTGATTTTTTGTCGTACACCTGTACTTTTTCGATGGCGTCGGCGGGCAGGTTCTTGGTGGCCAGCTTCGGGTCATCACCGAAGAATTCCTTGCCGTCGACCAGCACTTTTTTTACTTCCTCTCCCTGGGCCTTCACGGTGCCGTCCTCATCCACCTCCACCCCGGGCATTTTCTCCAGCAGTTTCTCGACCGCATCGTTGGCCTTGGGTTTGAAGGATTGTGCGTTGTATTCTACCGTATCTCCTTTGAAGAGTATGGGTATGCGTGTGCCTTCAATGGTGGTGGCACCGAGGGTAACGCGGTCTTCTTTCAGGATGAGAGCACCCAGGTCATAGGTGGATTGGGAGGCATCTACCTCTATGTTTTTGGAAATGCTTTTGAATCCCATGAAGGAAATCTGCAGGATGTACTTTCCGGCATCTACGCCTTTGAGGGTAAACATACCCTGGTCGTCGGTGATGGTGAATTTCAACAGGGTGGAATCTTCCGGCGCCATGATTACGACGGTGCTGGAGGGAAGGGGTAGGGCGGCGGTGTCGAC
This region includes:
- a CDS encoding histidine kinase translates to RLNDDEIKEIPISTDPVSALYLDTLSNKLLVGHGRVVSEIDLDNADLKAETFQEITPDPNEPGRIIHGIEGDKKGKIWIGTSDGLFRTDEENNLVRFYPKRSMNSQLIQKLYTDREGNLWIGSYEGMFRYRSEEFITYNQDDGLKNSFVFQSVRDRNGRLWFATKEGVQFLEKGKVITPPIPSYDAWAVHEAENGDIWMGTDHGLMIYDPVNKTHRLYTVADGLAGDSVLFIYKTHSGLYWLGNHRGFTRCEVVAGIPKFQPMGLQSASPDYDVWSILEDRNGDLWFGTFLGGLFRMSGNEFTDMGKKLELQTEAFLSIKEDNEGYLYFASLDGLYIYKDEKVIANIGTHEGLSSGLIYMITFDLDGRFLWIGTNQGLNRFDAERWKKDGTIDIRHYGFEDGFLGVESNGPDAWVDKDGKIWFGTVNGLIRYDSDERRYNSEETLPHITGFQLFYKDTFLVNNLELPYDQNNITFHFQGICLTHPDAVRYRYMLRGYEKKWSPPTTERKARYSNLAPGTYTFMVQSTNNEGVWSSQIARYEFEIDTPFWQKWWFIMLSGGLTILAVYAFVRRRITIQRKRQREATEQEIKVATQELKALRAQLNPHFIFNALNSIQHFVLNHHDDSAGKYLNKFARLMRRILSNSEKSLVTLAEELDALNLYLELEVLRFEDKFTYCITLSPEIKTDYFEIPPMLIQPFIENAILHGLVPRGGGGKLEINIDLKEDVLQIHIIDNGIGRKKAQELKLGSSRKEHRSMGMSLSRDRVEIFNRVLATHITVAVTDMEEDGQATGTRVVIEIPVT
- a CDS encoding response regulator transcription factor, whose product is MSEMKQTTALIVEDEQKSADVLQKLIERHCPNVNIVGVAGGVNEGLELIRTKKPQLVFLDIEMHDGTGFDLLQKVDSKSFDVIFTTAYIQYAIKAIRFSAMDYILKPIDADELTEAIDRCTQRKVHAVSDERFNTLLANLGNESKMKKIVIPEGDGMTFVGLSDIIRCESDGNYTFIIMTGGKRILAAKTLGDYEEMLSDENFVRIHRSHLINLEHVNRYIKGEGGYVVMSDGSEVEVSRRKKAEFIERISQ
- a CDS encoding GNAT family N-acetyltransferase, translating into MTPHFSELETERLVLRRLKPSDWEMISYLRSDEVVNRYVNRPPAESKEKALEFIAKIDDGINNRVSWYWVITEKNNDKMIGSICLWNLSEDRKAAEVGYDLSPEFHGKGIMNESLQSVLAFGFNVQNLDLIEAYTHADNESSRRLLERNGFTIVEGKKDEYDEMNVVYSLRKVDSPK
- a CDS encoding outer membrane beta-barrel protein, with product MKRFLFLLCITFIALASPSHGQSKTDVTGHVVDTAALPLPSSTVVIMAPEDSTLLKFTITDDQGMFTLKGVDAGKYILQISFMGFKSISKNIEVDASQSTYDLGALILKEDRVTLGATTIEGTRIPILFKGDTVEYNAQSFKPKANDAVEKLLEKMPGVEVDEDGTVKAQGEEVKKVLVDGKEFFGDDPKLATKNLPADAIEKVQVYDKKSDVAEFTGVDDGDRQKVINLILKEGRKKGYFGSVMGGGGTNERYEGTFNVNRFSKKTQMSVIGMANNTNQQGFSTRDYINFMGGLGNLMRGGGGRAFRRSADIPIGQGVGTGFTNTGAVGINLFNKFGIKTDVNVSYFFNGIRNISDQATDRESFANGENYFTEDSTSSNQQSANHRISFRLKHDIDSSADVVVKGGVKYNDGTSTSDGQTLNTTPLGLPISNSDVNNRNHGTGLNADINLTHRKKLKKDGRTIVTDLTYSVTDNDSRGNMLSTNGFFIDSLQFWTYQDIWQLQKSITNRHTYGGKILYTEPLGNKRYLQFTAEHNRKTDESVKHFYDLDDNPTYQEILNPQLSNEFSSDYFYNRIGSNFMLNRNQYNVTFGLEGQYAFLQGEVQNTGARVSKEFRTLLPSIDMQYRYNNSKRLTLRYESSLNEPSVDQLQPVTDNSNPLNIYVGNPNLRAEYAHSVSLRYMAYSQFNFTSFFAYLQATYTGNKITNSVTVDELLRQTTRPVNVDNDLNVTGYVTYSHPLKFMKAKANLRSNLMYGKSIQYINGDQDNLQRFVNAYTVSLENLKKGKLNTEAGVRLSQNLSFYEANTNFNQNFLTSRYFVDFDVDIKKTWTFNTDFSFTVYSGEAFVSNQVLPIWKAYVAKRFLKEDRGELKFAVIDILNRNNGISRNSDVNYVEEQRIHTLGRYGMVSFTYKFRALGKKSS